From a single Sinomonas atrocyanea genomic region:
- a CDS encoding AAA domain-containing protein, whose translation MIDPRAEALLVWSTDRGDWQDKTAEVDSYHREGQHFLVRFVRGTRTYRYGPQKVLVLQHPSSMSLEGAWVEAAGRRVPDPRAAYRFDGPSGAWVRIFERRGETELHHLHPEHRVRIEEDVEQAGLAGHVLAYWRSIVAALPSGPQGPDPLKREYERLTTVHPDSVLARYLTAKPLEPAEHDAVPIAPFSSNLSQRAAVEKALRFPISVIEGPPGTGKTQTILNLIATLIASPGASVGVVASNNAAVENVRDKLAGRGIGYVVADLGRAEKRENFLKSQANRNHAIGEMLAESTDDPADPTKIRALAERLTTAQRAEWNLATLRQERDAYGLEREHFLEFLRSQDVVGGGPLPLLGRSSETLIDFLVEAALEGTRPKRFRWLRSIVRRLKYGSLGGAALGDTDLKLRVQAAFYDRRIAELDRDIADHERRVEDGGLAGMLADHRLLSERFLRSALRGRYGSRGRVQYSPDAIRAGFRAFTVDYPVILSTCHSLRRSIGQDNLLDCLIIDEASQADLLTSALAMASCRRIVVVGDQRQLPPIVGERPGAGEVPPAPSYDYRTHSIMSSLRQLYGDALPVTMLREHYRCDPAIIGFCNEKFYDGQLIPLTEGPRRPRPMMVVRTAEGNHMRQFRDGGRVNRREVDAIIDEVISTHCAGIPRAEIGITTPYRRQLTELQGRLGSAADLMDIEADTVHRYQGREKRAVIMSAVLDDTAAGRSGVKFVDDARLVNVAVSRARERFILVTDHRMLPTSRNLRDLMGYIQYQDPAQLVDSSIVSVFDLLYSSFSARLRPLAGRVAGHLGQRSEDIAWTVLHGMLGEEPYRGLKAVPQVLLRHLVPSRARLSADQAGFVRRGSSLDIVVYNRLTRAPVLAIEVDGFAFHDDNPVQLARDELKDRVLVAIGLPLLRLSTTGSGEEERIRNALDAALAGMHHGVR comes from the coding sequence ATGATCGATCCGCGCGCCGAGGCGCTCCTTGTCTGGTCGACGGACCGAGGCGACTGGCAGGACAAGACCGCCGAGGTCGACTCTTACCATCGGGAGGGCCAGCACTTTCTCGTCCGGTTCGTGAGGGGAACCAGAACGTACCGCTATGGCCCGCAGAAGGTCCTGGTTCTCCAGCACCCGTCCTCGATGAGCCTCGAGGGCGCGTGGGTAGAGGCCGCCGGCCGGCGGGTCCCGGACCCCCGAGCGGCCTACCGGTTCGACGGACCCTCCGGAGCCTGGGTGCGGATCTTTGAGCGGCGCGGGGAGACTGAGCTGCACCACCTGCACCCCGAGCACAGGGTGCGCATCGAGGAAGACGTCGAACAGGCAGGGCTGGCGGGGCACGTTCTCGCCTACTGGCGGTCCATCGTCGCCGCCCTTCCGTCAGGGCCGCAGGGCCCCGACCCCCTCAAGCGTGAGTACGAACGCCTCACGACCGTGCATCCGGACAGCGTGCTTGCCCGGTACCTCACGGCGAAGCCGCTTGAACCCGCCGAACACGACGCCGTTCCGATCGCGCCGTTCTCCTCGAATCTCAGCCAACGTGCGGCCGTGGAGAAGGCGCTGCGCTTCCCCATCTCGGTGATCGAGGGGCCGCCCGGGACCGGCAAGACGCAGACGATCCTCAACCTCATTGCCACGCTGATCGCGAGTCCCGGCGCGTCGGTCGGTGTCGTCGCGTCTAACAACGCCGCCGTCGAGAACGTTCGGGACAAGCTGGCAGGGAGGGGCATCGGCTATGTCGTCGCGGATCTGGGGCGCGCCGAGAAGCGGGAGAACTTCCTCAAGAGCCAGGCGAACCGCAACCATGCGATCGGCGAGATGCTCGCCGAATCGACGGACGACCCCGCGGATCCGACGAAGATCCGGGCGCTCGCCGAGCGGCTCACCACGGCCCAGCGAGCCGAATGGAACCTCGCGACGCTCCGGCAGGAGCGAGATGCCTACGGTCTGGAACGCGAGCATTTCCTAGAGTTCCTCCGGAGCCAGGACGTCGTCGGCGGCGGCCCGCTGCCCCTGCTTGGCCGGTCCTCAGAGACACTCATCGACTTCCTCGTTGAGGCGGCGCTCGAAGGCACGCGGCCCAAGCGGTTCCGTTGGTTGCGAAGCATCGTACGCCGGCTCAAGTACGGGTCGCTAGGCGGTGCCGCGCTGGGGGATACCGACCTGAAGCTGCGCGTCCAGGCGGCGTTCTACGACCGCCGCATCGCTGAACTGGACCGGGACATCGCGGACCACGAACGCCGGGTGGAGGACGGCGGCCTCGCCGGCATGCTCGCCGACCACCGGCTCCTGTCGGAGCGCTTCCTGCGCTCGGCCCTCCGCGGGCGCTACGGCTCACGCGGGCGCGTCCAGTACAGTCCGGACGCGATCCGGGCCGGTTTCCGCGCTTTCACCGTCGACTATCCCGTCATCCTGAGCACGTGCCACTCCCTCCGCCGCAGCATCGGCCAGGACAACCTGCTCGACTGCCTGATCATCGACGAGGCCTCCCAGGCGGACCTGCTCACCTCTGCACTTGCGATGGCCTCATGCCGGCGCATCGTGGTCGTCGGAGACCAACGACAGCTGCCACCCATCGTCGGGGAGCGGCCCGGCGCAGGCGAGGTGCCGCCCGCGCCGTCGTACGACTACCGCACGCACAGCATCATGTCCTCGCTCCGACAGCTCTATGGAGATGCCCTGCCAGTCACGATGCTCCGCGAGCATTACCGCTGCGATCCGGCCATCATCGGGTTCTGCAATGAGAAGTTCTACGACGGCCAGCTCATCCCGCTCACTGAGGGCCCGCGCCGGCCACGGCCGATGATGGTTGTGAGGACGGCCGAGGGAAACCACATGAGGCAATTCCGCGACGGCGGTCGGGTCAACCGGCGAGAAGTTGACGCCATCATCGACGAGGTGATCTCCACGCACTGCGCCGGTATCCCCCGGGCAGAGATCGGCATCACGACGCCGTACCGGCGGCAGCTCACGGAGCTGCAGGGCCGCCTGGGCTCGGCGGCAGACCTCATGGACATCGAGGCAGACACGGTTCATCGGTACCAAGGCCGCGAGAAGCGTGCGGTCATTATGAGCGCTGTCCTCGACGACACCGCGGCCGGTCGAAGCGGCGTGAAGTTCGTCGACGATGCCCGTCTCGTGAACGTCGCCGTTTCTCGCGCGAGAGAGCGTTTCATCCTCGTCACCGATCACCGAATGCTGCCGACGAGCAGGAATCTGCGCGACCTGATGGGCTACATCCAGTACCAGGATCCGGCTCAGCTCGTCGACAGCAGCATCGTGTCCGTCTTCGACCTGCTCTACAGCAGCTTCTCCGCGCGCCTCCGGCCGCTTGCGGGGCGGGTGGCAGGGCATCTCGGGCAACGGTCGGAGGACATCGCCTGGACGGTGCTGCACGGCATGCTCGGCGAGGAGCCGTACCGGGGCCTCAAGGCGGTGCCCCAGGTGCTCCTTCGCCACCTCGTGCCCAGCCGCGCTCGGCTGAGCGCGGACCAGGCGGGATTCGTGCGCCGCGGGTCCTCGCTCGACATCGTGGTCTACAACCGGCTCACCCGGGCCCCGGTCCTGGCGATCGAGGTGGACGGCTTCGCGTTCCACGACGACAACCCCGTCCAGCTGGCGAGGGACGAGCTCAAGGACCGGGTCCTAGTCGCGATCGGGCTGCCGTTGTTACGGCTCTCCACGACCGGCAGCGGCGAGGAGGAGCGGATCAGGAATGCGCTGGACGCGGCGCTCGCGGGGATGCACCATGGCGTGCGATAG
- a CDS encoding type II toxin-antitoxin system RelE/ParE family toxin, producing MKQYRLTPAAVQDLSSIWDYTADRWGLGQAEIYVGELRGAIERVADRPDRGRPCDEIRAGYRRYAIGSHLIFYVETDTTVDVIRILHQRMDPTRHF from the coding sequence GTGAAGCAGTACCGGCTCACGCCGGCCGCGGTACAGGACCTCTCATCCATCTGGGACTACACAGCCGACCGCTGGGGTCTCGGCCAGGCCGAGATCTACGTAGGAGAGCTGCGCGGCGCCATCGAACGGGTCGCGGACCGCCCCGATCGCGGCCGCCCCTGCGACGAGATCCGCGCCGGGTACCGGCGCTACGCGATCGGCAGCCACCTGATCTTCTACGTCGAGACCGATACGACGGTCGACGTGATCCGCATCCTGCACCAACGCATGGACCCCACCCGGCACTTCTAG
- a CDS encoding IclR family transcriptional regulator: MPTERDDAAPAGGLQVVSRSAQILRMFSSDRTEVRINDVAEELGIGRTSAHRYLQSLASEGFLQRINDNDYRPGPLIMGIAASMLTGPKIIDVAEPLLATLAERTGQTAVLGLWTGSSAVAVASKEPAGKSVNMTVRIGAPLGPQSAQGLAFLAWGSPAVRERALAKLGTSRGEVERKLTEALGAGFAVSEAVIDGVAAVAAPVFDAGGSIIATLALVAPVGVLDTSAEGRHITDLKASAAALSGLLGASTAA, from the coding sequence ATGCCAACGGAGAGGGACGACGCCGCGCCGGCCGGCGGGCTGCAGGTGGTGAGCCGGAGCGCGCAGATCCTGCGGATGTTCAGCTCCGACCGCACCGAGGTGCGCATCAACGACGTCGCCGAGGAGCTGGGGATCGGGCGGACCTCCGCCCACCGCTACCTCCAGTCCCTCGCCTCCGAGGGGTTCCTGCAGCGGATCAACGACAACGACTACCGGCCCGGGCCCCTCATCATGGGCATCGCCGCGTCGATGCTGACCGGGCCCAAGATCATCGACGTGGCCGAGCCGCTCCTCGCCACGCTCGCCGAGCGCACGGGCCAGACGGCGGTGCTGGGGCTCTGGACGGGCTCCAGCGCCGTGGCCGTCGCGTCCAAGGAGCCTGCCGGGAAGTCCGTGAACATGACGGTGCGGATCGGGGCGCCGCTCGGGCCGCAGTCCGCCCAGGGGCTCGCGTTCCTCGCGTGGGGCTCGCCGGCCGTGCGGGAGCGGGCGCTGGCGAAGCTCGGGACCTCGCGTGGCGAGGTGGAGCGGAAGCTCACAGAGGCCCTCGGCGCCGGGTTCGCGGTGAGCGAGGCGGTGATCGACGGCGTTGCCGCGGTCGCCGCGCCGGTGTTCGACGCCGGCGGGAGTATCATCGCGACCCTCGCCCTCGTTGCCCCCGTCGGGGTGCTGGACACCTCGGCGGAGGGGCGCCACATCACCGACCTGAAGGCCTCCGCGGCCGCACTGTCGGGGCTGCTCGGGGCGTCGACGGCGGCATAG
- a CDS encoding excalibur calcium-binding domain-containing protein, with translation MAALYSDGDACTDVGERYTLAGADLACTKDRDGSIVWMTKSKADKLAADLAAEKAAADAKAAADAKAAADAKAAADAKAAADAKAAADAQAAAQQAQQQAAQQQASSVYYANCTAARAAGAAPLYAGQPGYRIGLDRDHDGVACER, from the coding sequence GTGGCTGCGCTTTACTCAGACGGTGACGCCTGCACGGACGTCGGGGAGCGCTACACCCTGGCCGGGGCGGATCTGGCCTGCACGAAGGACCGTGACGGTTCGATCGTGTGGATGACCAAGTCAAAGGCAGACAAGCTCGCAGCCGATCTCGCCGCGGAGAAGGCTGCCGCCGACGCGAAGGCTGCTGCGGACGCCAAGGCGGCAGCCGATGCCAAGGCCGCCGCCGATGCGAAGGCTGCTGCGGATGCGAAGGCCGCTGCTGACGCGCAGGCGGCTGCGCAGCAGGCTCAGCAGCAGGCGGCCCAGCAGCAGGCCTCGTCCGTGTACTACGCGAACTGCACCGCCGCCCGTGCCGCCGGCGCGGCCCCGCTGTACGCGGGTCAGCCCGGGTACCGGATCGGCCTTGACCGTGACCACGACGGGGTCGCCTGCGAACGCTAA
- a CDS encoding MFS transporter has translation MGTAASGHERRAVVGASAGFFIDMFDIYLPVIALAPAMAFFTPASIGPATTAILGGLVFASTLVARPLGSIIFGWLGDKVGRKKATVVAVAGAGVATGLIAALPGYQSVGIAGVVALIVLRFIGGVFLGGEYTGAVPLAMEHSAKRNRGRNAGLIALGFPSSYVVISALTLLVLTFAPAGSPTSAYSQWGWRIAFIVGAIISIGFAIAYARGVEESPAWENTSTKRVNPFKELLAGPNRKPLAQAFLLMTGVWFSSNASIVILPPTIATTTGLSAVQTSTLMIIAFAVVTVAYPLFGMLSQRIGRRAFFVLCGVGSLLAIPLFVLFASGAVRGFWAATVAVAAIALLGVPAFGAIGAYMSERFPVEIRATGYGVGYSLALIIPSFYAFYMAALSGLMPLKLTPTVLLGVGGICLIVGALWGPETKDRNLAEHTIAAERRP, from the coding sequence GTGGGCACCGCGGCATCCGGGCACGAGCGCCGCGCCGTGGTGGGCGCGAGCGCCGGGTTCTTCATCGACATGTTCGACATCTACCTGCCGGTGATCGCCCTCGCCCCGGCGATGGCGTTCTTCACCCCCGCCTCGATTGGGCCGGCCACGACGGCGATCCTCGGCGGCCTCGTCTTCGCCTCCACCCTGGTGGCGCGCCCACTCGGGTCCATCATCTTCGGCTGGCTCGGGGACAAGGTGGGCCGCAAGAAGGCGACCGTCGTCGCCGTCGCCGGCGCCGGAGTGGCCACCGGGCTCATCGCGGCGCTGCCGGGCTACCAGAGCGTGGGGATCGCCGGCGTGGTGGCGCTGATCGTGCTGCGGTTCATCGGCGGGGTGTTCCTCGGCGGCGAGTACACCGGCGCGGTGCCGCTCGCGATGGAGCACTCGGCCAAGCGCAACCGCGGCCGCAACGCCGGCCTGATCGCGCTCGGCTTCCCGTCCTCCTACGTGGTGATCTCGGCGCTGACGCTGCTCGTGCTCACGTTCGCCCCCGCCGGCAGCCCGACGTCGGCCTACTCGCAGTGGGGCTGGCGGATCGCGTTCATCGTGGGCGCTATCATCTCGATCGGCTTCGCCATCGCGTACGCCCGCGGCGTCGAGGAGAGCCCGGCCTGGGAGAACACGTCCACCAAGCGGGTCAACCCGTTCAAGGAGCTCCTCGCCGGGCCCAACCGCAAGCCGCTCGCGCAGGCGTTCCTGCTCATGACCGGCGTGTGGTTCTCCTCGAACGCCTCGATCGTGATCCTGCCGCCCACCATCGCGACCACGACCGGGCTCAGCGCGGTGCAGACCTCGACGCTGATGATCATCGCATTCGCCGTGGTGACCGTGGCCTACCCGCTGTTCGGGATGCTCTCGCAGCGGATCGGCCGCCGGGCGTTCTTCGTCCTGTGCGGCGTCGGCTCGCTGCTGGCGATCCCGCTGTTCGTGCTCTTCGCCTCCGGGGCGGTCAGGGGCTTCTGGGCCGCGACCGTGGCCGTCGCCGCGATCGCGCTCCTGGGCGTGCCCGCGTTCGGGGCCATCGGGGCGTACATGTCCGAGCGGTTCCCCGTGGAGATCCGGGCGACCGGCTACGGCGTCGGCTACTCCCTGGCGCTCATCATCCCCTCGTTCTACGCCTTCTACATGGCCGCGCTGTCCGGGCTCATGCCGCTCAAGCTCACGCCCACGGTGCTGCTCGGCGTCGGCGGGATCTGCCTCATCGTCGGGGCGCTGTGGGGACCGGAGACCAAGGACCGCAACCTCGCCGAGCACACGATCGCCGCAGAGCGTCGGCCGTGA
- a CDS encoding cupin domain-containing protein: MSLNESLYSEVVSFDDVPLEVARPGITRKAYATDEVMIVWNTVEKGLELRPHSHEDFDQLVFILEGEADYYVDGVAHHMGPRDLMLVQRGKEHYIDVTSGPCVNIDIFVPPRADYAHLTAWVANLAHKEPLTIGAQS; encoded by the coding sequence GTGTCCCTCAACGAATCGCTCTACTCGGAGGTCGTCAGCTTCGACGACGTCCCGCTCGAAGTCGCCCGCCCGGGCATCACCCGCAAGGCCTACGCCACGGACGAGGTCATGATCGTGTGGAACACCGTGGAGAAGGGCCTCGAGCTCCGCCCCCACTCGCACGAGGACTTCGACCAGCTCGTGTTCATCCTCGAGGGCGAGGCCGACTACTACGTGGACGGCGTGGCCCACCACATGGGCCCGCGCGACCTCATGCTCGTTCAGCGCGGCAAGGAGCACTACATCGACGTGACCTCCGGGCCGTGCGTAAACATCGACATCTTTGTCCCGCCGCGGGCCGACTACGCCCACCTCACCGCCTGGGTGGCGAACCTGGCCCACAAGGAGCCGCTCACGATCGGGGCGCAGTCATGA
- a CDS encoding protein NO VEIN domain-containing protein yields the protein MVINIRLIDRQAADPADPLGRDWWGYDPDVTPEVLWANNRGDWRLDRTRIAVERWAAFNYQDRVVLVAELDGPEHETVPDMRTGKPKRALIGRPLSAGHPVHEALIGAQVEYRRNPISYGPDPVTVEAAATAENPDLPRGAGQGRQMDPGIRRAIEDAAQDRLMDHYRNRGWTVTDTRLNRPYDAVALRGFKRLYLEAKGTQSLGGSVVVTRNEVEHARQHPGMCFMGVWSGMRLVDGKVDRHAGEFRVVRFDPDEGRLNARDFDWTVPEGTS from the coding sequence ATGGTCATCAACATCAGGCTCATTGACCGCCAGGCTGCAGACCCAGCTGATCCTCTTGGTCGTGATTGGTGGGGCTACGACCCTGACGTCACGCCTGAGGTGCTGTGGGCGAACAACCGTGGCGACTGGCGATTAGATAGGACACGGATCGCAGTTGAGCGCTGGGCAGCGTTCAACTACCAGGATCGGGTGGTGCTGGTGGCGGAACTCGACGGGCCTGAGCATGAGACCGTTCCGGATATGCGTACAGGGAAACCGAAAAGGGCACTCATTGGTCGCCCTCTCTCCGCGGGCCACCCGGTACACGAGGCCTTGATTGGGGCTCAGGTCGAGTACCGGAGAAATCCGATATCGTATGGCCCGGATCCCGTCACAGTCGAAGCCGCAGCCACGGCTGAGAATCCAGATTTGCCGAGGGGAGCGGGCCAAGGCCGACAGATGGACCCAGGCATCCGTAGAGCGATTGAAGACGCTGCCCAAGACCGGCTGATGGACCATTATCGGAATCGGGGCTGGACCGTTACCGACACCAGACTGAACCGCCCTTATGACGCCGTCGCTCTTAGAGGCTTCAAGCGGCTCTACCTCGAAGCTAAAGGTACCCAGAGCCTAGGAGGCTCGGTCGTAGTCACGCGCAACGAGGTGGAACACGCGCGTCAGCATCCGGGAATGTGTTTCATGGGTGTGTGGTCTGGGATGCGTTTGGTGGACGGGAAAGTGGATCGGCACGCCGGGGAATTCAGGGTCGTTCGGTTCGATCCTGATGAAGGGCGCCTCAACGCGCGTGATTTCGATTGGACGGTTCCAGAAGGGACGTCGTGA
- a CDS encoding DUF3761 domain-containing protein — protein MAALYSDGDACAKVGERYTLAGTDLACTKDRDGSIVWMAKSKADKLAADLAAEKAAADAKAAADAKAAADAKAAADAKAAADAKAAADAKAAADAQAAADAQAAAQQAAQQQQVSPAGATALCVDGTYSYSANHSGTCSHHHGVAVWYK, from the coding sequence GTGGCTGCGCTCTACTCAGACGGTGACGCCTGCGCGAAGGTGGGGGAGCGCTACACCCTGGCGGGGACGGATCTTGCCTGCACGAAGGACCGCGACGGTTCAATCGTGTGGATGGCCAAGTCCAAGGCCGACAAGCTCGCTGCCGATCTCGCCGCGGAGAAGGCCGCAGCCGACGCGAAGGCCGCGGCGGACGCCAAGGCTGCTGCGGATGCGAAGGCGGCAGCCGATGCGAAGGCGGCTGCTGACGCGAAGGCTGCTGCTGATGCGAAAGCCGCTGCTGACGCGCAGGCGGCTGCTGACGCGCAAGCGGCCGCCCAGCAGGCAGCTCAGCAGCAGCAGGTCTCGCCGGCGGGAGCAACGGCACTGTGCGTAGACGGAACGTACTCGTACTCGGCGAACCACAGTGGAACGTGCTCGCACCACCATGGAGTCGCTGTCTGGTACAAGTAG
- a CDS encoding type II toxin-antitoxin system ParD family antitoxin, which produces MARNTSISLDAHFSDFLAHEVATGRYGSASEVVRAGLRLLEDQEARLSALRSALSAGEASGEPEPFDFDAFIAAKRP; this is translated from the coding sequence ATGGCGCGCAATACGTCGATCAGCCTGGATGCCCACTTCTCCGATTTCCTCGCCCACGAGGTCGCGACGGGCCGCTACGGGTCCGCGAGCGAGGTTGTCCGTGCCGGCCTCCGGCTTCTGGAGGATCAGGAGGCCCGACTCTCCGCGCTGCGCTCAGCCCTGAGCGCGGGCGAGGCCAGCGGCGAGCCGGAACCCTTCGACTTCGACGCGTTCATCGCCGCGAAGCGCCCGTGA
- a CDS encoding DUF6282 family protein has translation MLKPEGHEPVTIDDPEVAAMLDGAVDLHVHPSPSPFPRRLPIAEAAWQAHEAGFRAILVKSHHHSMVTDIRAASEALGGLPIPVVSGVALNNYVGGLNPYAAELALAQGGRMVWFPTISSHAHICVHEAEGQNMRFPTNNLGLRHTTEIGILDAEGALKPEVLDILEVIKAHDAIMSCGHLDADQTERLIEQASSMGIKRILVNHPNFVIGAEPERVRRWVGLGARIEHSICQYDDRTSFYQWGLDTLLGFVQAAGVENTLLGSDLGQANNPLPVDAYARMVRGLLDAGVSKEDVRRLIADNPADLLGI, from the coding sequence ATGCTGAAGCCCGAAGGCCACGAGCCCGTCACCATCGACGACCCGGAGGTCGCCGCGATGCTGGACGGCGCCGTCGACCTCCACGTCCACCCCAGCCCCTCGCCGTTCCCGCGCCGGCTGCCCATCGCCGAGGCGGCGTGGCAGGCGCACGAGGCCGGGTTCCGCGCGATCCTGGTCAAGAGCCACCACCACTCGATGGTCACGGACATCCGCGCGGCGTCCGAGGCGCTCGGCGGCCTGCCGATCCCGGTGGTCTCCGGGGTGGCGCTGAACAACTACGTGGGCGGCCTCAACCCGTACGCGGCCGAGCTCGCGCTCGCCCAGGGCGGCCGGATGGTCTGGTTCCCCACGATCTCCTCGCACGCCCACATCTGCGTGCACGAGGCCGAGGGCCAGAACATGCGCTTCCCCACCAACAACCTGGGCCTGCGCCACACCACCGAGATCGGCATCCTCGACGCCGAGGGCGCCCTCAAGCCCGAGGTCCTGGACATCCTCGAGGTCATCAAGGCCCACGACGCGATCATGTCCTGCGGCCACCTCGACGCCGACCAGACGGAGCGGCTCATCGAACAGGCCTCCTCCATGGGCATCAAGCGGATCCTCGTGAACCACCCGAACTTCGTGATCGGCGCCGAGCCCGAGCGGGTGCGCCGCTGGGTGGGGCTCGGGGCGCGGATCGAGCACTCGATCTGCCAGTACGACGACCGCACCTCGTTCTACCAGTGGGGCCTGGACACCCTGCTCGGCTTCGTCCAGGCCGCCGGCGTGGAGAACACGCTGCTCGGCTCCGACCTGGGCCAGGCGAACAACCCGCTGCCGGTGGACGCCTACGCGCGGATGGTCCGCGGCCTGCTGGACGCGGGCGTGTCCAAGGAGGATGTACGCCGGCTCATCGCCGACAACCCCGCCGATCTGCTGGGGATCTGA
- a CDS encoding 8-oxoguanine DNA glycosylase OGG fold protein, which translates to METLTLDQVHHELTSLSREKDVLNQGFELGTSWWRDELRRAGMEVLPPLGGDSTSIYLDRRTLFALASEVIDGSRDPRDFTFHVLLWGSGTTRRNNRGRIDSLIAPTTSPALLDALQAAQTSPSTAFDAFRSRGRNTFAYLGPAYFTKLMYFAGQGRPTHPALIVDRRVLATLAGTEPGSGLSTAANYPRETYLRACSALEAIAASARDSGHPELTGCTADLVERWAFGRAALN; encoded by the coding sequence ATGGAGACGCTGACGCTCGATCAGGTACACCACGAGCTGACCAGCCTCTCCCGCGAGAAGGATGTGCTCAACCAAGGCTTCGAACTCGGTACCTCGTGGTGGCGGGACGAACTGCGGCGAGCGGGAATGGAAGTGCTGCCTCCATTAGGTGGAGACAGCACTTCCATCTATCTCGACAGGAGGACGCTCTTCGCGCTCGCATCCGAGGTCATCGACGGCAGCCGGGATCCCCGTGACTTCACTTTCCATGTGCTTCTGTGGGGTTCTGGGACTACTCGCAGAAACAACCGGGGCCGAATTGACTCGTTGATCGCACCTACAACCTCGCCTGCCCTCCTGGACGCACTCCAGGCCGCACAGACCAGTCCCTCGACTGCTTTCGATGCCTTCCGCTCGCGAGGGCGCAATACCTTTGCCTATCTGGGTCCGGCCTACTTCACCAAACTCATGTACTTCGCGGGACAGGGTAGGCCCACGCACCCCGCGCTCATCGTCGACCGCCGCGTCCTCGCCACTCTTGCAGGAACCGAGCCTGGGTCTGGACTTTCCACGGCGGCAAACTACCCACGCGAAACGTATTTGCGTGCTTGCTCCGCCCTAGAAGCGATCGCCGCGTCAGCTCGAGATTCTGGCCACCCCGAGCTCACAGGCTGCACCGCTGATCTCGTTGAACGATGGGCGTTCGGGCGGGCGGCGCTCAACTAA
- a CDS encoding HpcH/HpaI aldolase family protein, with amino-acid sequence MSLPVSLRELMAERPVLGTFLKIPRFEIVDVLALSGFDFVVCDYEHSQMSVGEACDVVRAGRARGLPVLVRVPALDRGDINRLLEAGAAGIQLARGSGRAAGELRKLVSYPPLGTRSVSLAQPAADYGMGVSLAAHFERSNSTVLAVGQFETADYGDGIDAAMAALDVAFIGPVDLSVDLGTPGQLDSAPMRAAAEALEAAAAARGVPMGIFAGSAEAAADAVARGYRYIVAGSDLTMLAGGATQFSGLLQPAAG; translated from the coding sequence ATGTCGCTGCCTGTGTCCCTGCGCGAGCTCATGGCCGAGCGACCCGTCCTCGGCACGTTCCTGAAGATCCCGCGGTTCGAGATCGTGGACGTCCTGGCCCTCTCCGGGTTCGACTTCGTGGTCTGCGACTACGAGCACTCGCAGATGTCGGTGGGGGAGGCGTGCGACGTGGTCCGGGCCGGCCGGGCGCGCGGCCTGCCGGTCCTCGTCCGGGTCCCCGCCCTCGACCGCGGCGACATCAACCGCCTGCTCGAGGCCGGCGCGGCGGGGATTCAGCTGGCCCGCGGCTCCGGGCGCGCGGCGGGGGAGCTGCGGAAGCTGGTCTCCTACCCGCCGCTGGGGACCCGGTCGGTGTCGCTGGCGCAGCCGGCGGCGGACTATGGGATGGGGGTTTCCTTGGCTGCGCACTTCGAGCGGTCGAACTCCACGGTGCTGGCCGTGGGGCAGTTCGAGACCGCCGACTACGGCGACGGGATCGACGCAGCCATGGCCGCCCTGGACGTGGCGTTCATCGGACCGGTGGACCTGTCCGTGGACCTTGGCACGCCGGGGCAGCTGGACTCCGCGCCCATGCGCGCGGCGGCGGAAGCGCTCGAGGCTGCCGCTGCGGCCCGCGGGGTGCCGATGGGGATCTTCGCCGGCTCGGCGGAGGCCGCGGCCGACGCGGTGGCGCGCGGCTACCGCTACATCGTCGCCGGCTCGGACCTGACGATGCTCGCCGGCGGGGCGACGCAGTTCAGTGGGCTGCTGCAGCCCGCGGCTGGTTGA